One genomic segment of Impatiens glandulifera chromosome 6, dImpGla2.1, whole genome shotgun sequence includes these proteins:
- the LOC124943214 gene encoding ankyrin repeat-containing protein At5g02620-like — MDHVVQIEPPRTDKQELYKAATSDDTVLCQQIMNKDGNKDILYMCKFGYFGYSILHVGASNKSIHIVKDVILKECPGLLYALDSRKWSALHIALVKGDTNMSKVLLLRNPYVARVKTSHGDTILHLCLKHEQLDSLKLLMDNIKDTEFANLTDAEGNTILHLAVMINNFEAVDYLLKKNKVKVNAKNTIGNTALDIALECSETIKDDRIQNILKEKEASTSKDMNEVKWLSEKRNVLIVLASLTATMTFQAGVNPPGGTWQDSSDIPHRAGEAVMAYYYSGVYTHFLSFNTLALMGSLITILLLLTDLPSGKGIVMKLPVTIMWITILVMIFTYNVSIAMTTPKGLRTSLFVHITAEGLGLGFIITIFRLRHRIQDLKEFICRKFWNFLV, encoded by the exons atggaTCATGTAGTACAAATAGAACCTCCAAGAACAGATAAGCAAGAACTTTATAAAGCTGCAACTTCAGACGACACTGTTTTGTGCCAACAAATAATGAACAAAGATGGGAACAAAGATATACTCTACATGTGTAAGTTTGGTTATTTTGGTTATAGCATCCTCCATGTTGGGGCAAGTAATAAGAGTATACATATCGTAAAGGACGTAATTCTCAAGGAATGTCCAGGTCTTTTATATGCattagattcaaggaaatgGTCAGCCCTTCACATAGCCTTGGTTAAAGGTGACACGAATATGTCGAAAGTATTGTTGTTACGTAACCCGTATGTGGCTCGGGTCAAGACTTCACATGGCGATACCATTCTACACCTTTGTCTAAAGCACGAACAACTAGATTCTTTGAAGCTACTCATGGATAATATCAAGGATACCGAATTTGCGAATCTAACCGATGCTGAAGGAAACACCATTCTACATCTAGCCGTAATGATTAACAATTTCGAG GCCGTGGAttatttgcttaaaaaaaacaaagtaaaagTGAACGCCAAGAATACAATTGGGAACACGGCACTTGATATCGCACTAGAATGCAGTGAAACTATAAAGGATGATAGGATACAAAATATTCTCAAGGAAAAGGAAGCATCTACAAGCAAGGATATGAATGAAGTGAAATGGCTAAGTGAGAAGAGGAATGTGCTCATAGTATTAGCCTCGCTCACAGCAACAATGACGTTTCAAGCTGGGGTTAATCCGCCTGGTGGAACCTGGCAAGACAGCTCCGATATTCCACATCGAGCTGGAGAAGCCGTGATGGCTTATTACTATTCGGGCGTTTACACACACTTCCTTTCGTTTAACACTCTTGCATTGATGGGTTCGTTGATCACGATCTTACTATTACTTACGGACCTTCCTTCGGGAAAGGGTATCGTAATGAAGCTTCCCGTGACAATAATGTGGATTACCATTTTAGTAATGATCTTCACTTATAACGTATCTATTGCAATGACCACACCTAAAGGACTAAGGACTTCTCTTTTCGTGCATATTACTGCCGAAGGATTAGGTTTGGGGTTTATAATTACTATCTTTAGATTGAGGCATCGTATCCAAGACTTGAAAGAGTTTATATGTAGGAAATTTTGGAACTTCTTGGTATAA